A window of Jannaschia sp. M317 contains these coding sequences:
- a CDS encoding carbohydrate ABC transporter permease translates to MTNMTATPTAPLQRSQGSLGLLLGKTARTAVLVIASLWVLGPILFMVIASFKSVPEFFINPFGLPADWKVENYSRAWTDAQLSLTLPNTIIVTTVAVLISTILATMIAYGLSRKEKKWAMGLYTLFVAGLLVPVHAIILPLFIVLKAVGLFGTLLALIVPYIAMGLPLGVLVLTPIAAALPRDLINAARMDGATEWQIFWRIVMPLMKPGLISVAILNGVWMWNEFFIPLILAFKPEVQTMPVGIVSFIGAYSTEWGLVFSSVTVSTLPVVIAYLLMTRQFQSGLTAGAVKG, encoded by the coding sequence ATGACCAATATGACCGCCACCCCCACCGCGCCGCTGCAACGGTCGCAGGGCAGCCTGGGCCTGTTGCTGGGCAAGACGGCACGGACCGCCGTTCTGGTCATCGCCTCGCTTTGGGTTCTGGGCCCGATCCTGTTCATGGTGATCGCCTCGTTCAAATCGGTGCCTGAATTCTTCATCAACCCCTTCGGCCTGCCCGCAGACTGGAAGGTCGAGAACTATTCCCGCGCCTGGACCGACGCGCAGCTGTCGCTGACCCTGCCCAACACGATCATCGTGACGACCGTCGCGGTTCTGATTTCGACGATCCTGGCGACGATGATCGCCTACGGCCTTAGCCGGAAGGAAAAGAAGTGGGCGATGGGGCTTTATACCCTGTTCGTCGCGGGTCTGCTGGTGCCGGTGCACGCGATCATCCTGCCGCTGTTCATCGTGCTGAAGGCGGTGGGCCTGTTCGGGACGCTGCTGGCGCTGATCGTGCCCTATATCGCAATGGGCCTGCCGCTGGGCGTGCTGGTCCTGACGCCGATCGCCGCGGCCCTGCCCCGCGACCTGATCAACGCCGCCCGCATGGATGGCGCGACGGAATGGCAGATCTTCTGGCGCATCGTCATGCCGCTGATGAAGCCAGGCCTGATCTCGGTCGCGATTCTGAACGGGGTGTGGATGTGGAACGAATTCTTCATCCCGCTGATCCTGGCCTTCAAGCCAGAGGTGCAGACCATGCCCGTCGGGATCGTGTCCTTCATCGGGGCCTATTCGACGGAATGGGGATTGGTGTTCAGCTCGGTCACCGTGTCGACCCTTCCGGTCGTCATCGCCTACCTGCTGATGACCCGACAGTTCCAGTCGGGCCTGACCGCGGGGGCCGTGAAGGGCTGA
- a CDS encoding beta-galactosidase, with translation MSLSPLSRQALGVCYYPEHWPEERWPTDARMMAEAGIEYIRIGEFAWSLMEPEPGTYDWAWLDRAFQVLHDHGLKIVLGTPTATAPKWLVDRMPDMLGVDVEGRVRGFGSRRHYCFSHQGYRTESRRITQAMAERYGDHPALAAWQTDNEFGCHNTIYSYSDAARTGFREWLAQKYQSPDALNRAWGTVFWSMTYRSFDEVELPNLAVTQTSPIHQLDFRRYSSDQVVAFNREQADIIRAHSPGRPISHNFMGKFTDFDHYDVSDDLDIATWDAYPTGFLERELNDETLLKKHIGIGAPDFDAFHHDLYRTCGQRRNGTENGRWWVMEQQPPGPLNWGNYNPAPLPGAGRLWVWEAFAAGAEVVSWFRWRQPPFGQEQMHEGLLLPDGTPNHGYDLAKEISAELDALRPEPSNARAEVALVFDYDSEWVMKIMPHGRGTTHFDTVMSHYVALRRAGISVDVVPPTAEAISGRKLIVAPMLAILPDGFAQALADCGAEILAGPWTGSKDRNFAIPEGLPPGELRKLIDIRLRRVETRRAFSPIPLASGGTFDGWREFIEPGAAVTVEEASEDGHPAVLSQDRTTYVAGRADEATLARLIRAALDRAGVAHLDLPEHVRVRDNGSLRFVFNYGREAVDLTDAFPDADLAMGTLSLDPCGVACLKR, from the coding sequence ATGTCTTTGTCCCCCCTTTCACGGCAAGCGCTCGGCGTTTGCTACTACCCCGAACATTGGCCGGAGGAGCGTTGGCCGACCGACGCCCGCATGATGGCCGAGGCTGGTATCGAATACATCCGCATCGGTGAATTCGCCTGGTCCCTGATGGAACCGGAGCCGGGCACCTATGATTGGGCCTGGCTCGACCGTGCCTTTCAGGTGCTGCACGATCACGGGCTGAAAATCGTGCTGGGGACCCCCACGGCGACCGCGCCGAAATGGCTGGTCGATCGGATGCCCGACATGCTGGGCGTCGACGTCGAGGGGCGCGTGCGCGGCTTCGGTTCGCGCCGGCACTATTGCTTCAGCCACCAGGGCTACCGCACCGAGAGCCGTCGCATCACGCAGGCCATGGCCGAACGCTACGGTGATCACCCCGCCCTTGCGGCCTGGCAGACCGACAATGAATTCGGCTGTCACAACACGATTTACAGCTACTCCGACGCGGCACGGACCGGGTTCCGCGAATGGCTGGCGCAGAAGTATCAGTCGCCCGACGCGCTCAACCGGGCCTGGGGCACCGTATTCTGGTCGATGACCTACCGCAGCTTCGACGAGGTGGAGCTGCCGAACCTGGCCGTGACCCAGACCAGCCCGATCCATCAGCTCGACTTCCGTCGCTATTCCTCGGATCAGGTCGTGGCCTTCAACCGCGAACAGGCCGATATCATCCGCGCCCATTCGCCGGGTCGCCCGATCAGCCATAACTTCATGGGCAAGTTCACGGACTTCGATCACTACGACGTGTCCGACGACCTCGATATCGCGACCTGGGACGCCTATCCGACCGGCTTCCTGGAGCGGGAGCTGAACGACGAGACCCTGCTGAAGAAACACATCGGCATCGGCGCGCCCGATTTCGATGCCTTCCACCACGACCTGTATCGCACCTGCGGCCAGCGCCGGAACGGCACGGAAAACGGACGCTGGTGGGTGATGGAGCAACAGCCGCCGGGTCCGCTCAACTGGGGCAACTACAATCCCGCGCCCCTGCCGGGGGCCGGGCGCCTTTGGGTGTGGGAGGCGTTCGCCGCCGGGGCCGAGGTGGTCAGCTGGTTCCGCTGGCGCCAGCCGCCCTTTGGGCAGGAACAGATGCACGAAGGTCTTCTGCTGCCCGATGGCACCCCGAACCACGGCTACGATCTGGCCAAGGAGATCTCGGCAGAGCTGGATGCCCTGCGCCCGGAGCCGTCGAACGCCCGCGCAGAGGTGGCCCTGGTCTTCGACTACGACAGCGAATGGGTCATGAAGATCATGCCCCACGGCCGTGGCACCACCCATTTCGACACCGTGATGTCGCACTACGTGGCCCTGCGCCGCGCGGGCATCAGCGTGGATGTGGTCCCCCCCACCGCCGAGGCGATTTCCGGTCGCAAGCTGATCGTCGCGCCGATGCTGGCGATCCTGCCCGACGGCTTTGCCCAGGCCCTGGCCGATTGCGGGGCAGAGATTCTGGCGGGGCCCTGGACCGGCTCCAAGGACCGGAACTTTGCCATCCCGGAGGGGCTGCCGCCGGGTGAGTTGCGCAAGCTGATCGACATCCGTCTGCGTCGGGTCGAAACGCGCCGCGCGTTCTCGCCCATTCCCCTGGCCTCTGGCGGGACGTTTGACGGCTGGCGCGAGTTCATCGAGCCGGGTGCCGCCGTGACCGTCGAAGAGGCCAGCGAAGACGGCCACCCTGCCGTCCTGTCCCAGGACCGCACCACCTATGTCGCGGGCCGCGCGGACGAGGCGACGCTGGCGCGGTTGATCCGTGCCGCCCTGGACCGGGCGGGCGTGGCCCACCTGGACCTGCCGGAACATGTCCGGGTGCGTGACAACGGCAGCCTGCGTTTCGTGTTCAACTATGGCCGCGAAGCCGTGGACCTGACGGATGCCTTCCCTGACGCCGATCTGGCGATGGGCACGCTGTCGCTGGACCCCTGCGGCGTGGCCTGCCTGAAGCGTTGA
- a CDS encoding ABC transporter ATP-binding protein, which yields MSSVTLDNVQKTFGAHQVIHGADLTVADGEFVVFVGPSGCGKSTLLRMIAGLEDISGGTVAIDDRVVNDVSPGERELAMVFQSYALYPHMNVERNMSFGLRMTGNPRPDTDARVTGAANVLQLSNLLERRPKALSGGQRQRVAIGRSIVRKPKVFLFDEPLSNLDAELRVQMRVEIARLHSELGATMIYVTHDQTEAMTLADRIVVLRDGRIEQVGAPLELYRQPANRFVAGFIGSPAMNFFPGQTIGAGPEGQEIRLDGHPETQLTIPVTAPRAAGLPVTVGVRPEHFAHTLQAQGRLTLTADVVEHLGATSYLYAGTQTDHPVIVARPDPCDDRPGQSVTVSIRPDKALLFDGDGQRIY from the coding sequence ATGTCATCCGTAACCCTTGATAACGTGCAAAAAACCTTTGGGGCGCACCAGGTCATCCACGGGGCCGACCTGACCGTCGCCGATGGGGAGTTCGTGGTCTTCGTCGGCCCCTCCGGCTGCGGCAAGTCCACCCTTTTGCGGATGATCGCGGGCCTGGAGGATATCTCGGGCGGGACCGTCGCCATCGACGACCGCGTCGTCAACGACGTCTCGCCGGGGGAACGCGAGCTGGCGATGGTGTTCCAGTCCTACGCGCTCTACCCGCATATGAACGTTGAACGGAACATGTCCTTTGGCCTGCGCATGACCGGCAACCCCCGCCCGGATACGGATGCGCGGGTGACGGGTGCCGCCAATGTCCTGCAACTGTCGAACCTGCTGGAACGACGGCCCAAGGCCTTGTCCGGCGGGCAACGCCAACGGGTCGCCATCGGGCGGTCCATCGTGCGCAAGCCCAAGGTGTTCCTGTTCGACGAGCCGCTGTCGAACCTGGACGCCGAACTCCGGGTGCAGATGCGGGTGGAAATCGCCCGTCTTCACAGCGAGCTGGGCGCGACGATGATCTACGTCACCCACGACCAGACCGAGGCGATGACCCTGGCCGATCGCATCGTGGTTCTGCGCGATGGGCGGATCGAACAGGTCGGTGCCCCGCTGGAGTTGTATCGCCAACCGGCGAACCGGTTCGTGGCGGGCTTCATCGGCTCGCCCGCGATGAACTTCTTTCCTGGCCAGACCATCGGCGCAGGCCCCGAGGGACAGGAAATCCGTCTCGACGGGCACCCGGAGACGCAGCTGACGATCCCCGTGACCGCCCCGCGCGCTGCTGGTCTGCCTGTCACCGTGGGCGTCCGCCCCGAACATTTCGCCCATACCCTGCAGGCCCAAGGGCGTCTGACGCTGACCGCCGACGTGGTCGAGCATCTGGGCGCCACCTCCTACCTCTATGCAGGTACCCAGACCGACCATCCCGTGATCGTGGCCCGCCCCGATCCTTGTGACGACCGTCCCGGTCAATCGGTCACCGTTTCCATCCGCCCAGACAAGGCCCTGCTCTTCGACGGCGACGGCCAACGCATCTACTGA
- a CDS encoding carbohydrate ABC transporter permease translates to MISKSQTTLWRSIALHAVIVPLAILWLFPIWMMVVFATREDSAIFSADVLLLPGDRFWENFALLQGQLDFVRTIIVSVVVALVYTVLSVALTSMAGWSLARYRFLGKGAVVALILGTMTLPYFVVVIPQFIMVARDFGLSNTWVALIVPPLFNSLGVLFMRQAFTMMPGELFDAARVEGVKEWQIFLYIALPLARPMLAALSIILFLASWNNYLWPLLIANDTSMMTAPVALGSLFGIIDISWGAVMVGAVLLTAPMLIVFVFLQRFFMAGITAGAVK, encoded by the coding sequence ATGATCTCGAAATCGCAGACCACCCTGTGGCGGTCCATCGCCCTTCATGCGGTCATCGTGCCGCTGGCGATCCTCTGGCTGTTCCCGATCTGGATGATGGTGGTCTTTGCCACCCGCGAGGACAGCGCGATCTTTTCGGCCGATGTCCTGCTGCTGCCCGGCGACCGCTTCTGGGAGAATTTCGCCCTGCTGCAGGGGCAGCTCGACTTTGTGCGCACGATCATCGTCTCGGTCGTGGTGGCGCTGGTCTACACGGTGTTGTCGGTGGCGCTGACCTCGATGGCGGGCTGGTCGCTGGCGCGCTACCGCTTTCTGGGCAAGGGGGCGGTCGTCGCGCTGATCCTGGGCACGATGACCCTGCCGTACTTCGTGGTCGTCATTCCGCAGTTCATCATGGTCGCCCGCGACTTTGGCCTGTCGAACACCTGGGTCGCGCTGATCGTGCCGCCGCTGTTCAACTCGCTGGGCGTTCTGTTCATGCGCCAGGCTTTCACCATGATGCCCGGAGAGCTGTTCGATGCGGCCCGCGTCGAAGGCGTCAAGGAATGGCAGATCTTCCTCTATATCGCTTTGCCGCTGGCACGGCCGATGCTGGCGGCGCTGTCGATCATCCTCTTTCTGGCCAGCTGGAACAACTATCTCTGGCCGCTTCTGATCGCCAACGACACGTCGATGATGACCGCGCCGGTCGCGCTCGGCTCGCTGTTCGGGATCATCGATATCAGCTGGGGCGCGGTGATGGTGGGGGCTGTCCTTCTGACCGCGCCGATGCTGATCGTCTTCGTCTTCCTGCAACGGTTCTTCATGGCGGGGATCACCGCCGGTGCCGTCAAATGA
- a CDS encoding carbohydrate ABC transporter permease, which produces MPRRTLTAYWFLAPYLLVFAAFWFWPIIYSFMLSFMGTRRAPWTYNPKMTWGRITQDPAFWNALENTLTILAIQVPLMIALATLLAVLLNSKLLKARGLIRFAFFAPVVIGEAAYAAVFRLLFNTEFGIVNKTIEGVGGPRVEWFSNPDAAMALIIMAVTWRWVGYNAIIILAGLQSIPEDVYEAATLDRVTPRQQFFHITLPLLKPVIVFCLVLSVIGSMQLFAEPYLITNNGGPGGATETLGLFLYRQGFVNLNFGYASAIAYTIAMLAVVIAGLNLWLGREKP; this is translated from the coding sequence ATGCCGCGTCGTACGCTGACCGCTTATTGGTTCCTCGCGCCTTACCTGTTGGTCTTCGCCGCCTTCTGGTTCTGGCCGATCATCTACAGCTTCATGCTGTCGTTCATGGGCACGCGCCGCGCGCCCTGGACCTACAACCCCAAGATGACCTGGGGCCGCATCACGCAGGATCCGGCCTTTTGGAATGCGCTTGAAAACACCCTGACGATCCTGGCCATTCAGGTGCCATTGATGATCGCGCTCGCCACGCTTCTGGCGGTGCTGCTGAACTCGAAACTCCTGAAGGCGCGGGGTCTGATCCGTTTTGCCTTCTTCGCCCCCGTCGTGATCGGAGAGGCCGCCTATGCCGCCGTCTTCCGCCTGCTGTTCAACACCGAATTCGGCATCGTGAACAAGACGATCGAAGGCGTGGGCGGTCCCCGGGTCGAATGGTTTTCCAACCCGGACGCGGCCATGGCGCTGATCATCATGGCGGTGACCTGGCGTTGGGTCGGCTACAACGCGATCATCATCCTTGCGGGGCTGCAATCCATCCCCGAAGACGTCTACGAGGCCGCGACCCTCGACCGCGTCACCCCCCGGCAGCAGTTCTTTCACATCACGCTGCCGCTGTTGAAACCGGTCATCGTGTTCTGCCTGGTGCTGTCGGTCATCGGGTCGATGCAGCTGTTCGCGGAACCCTACCTGATCACCAACAACGGCGGCCCCGGCGGCGCGACCGAGACGCTGGGCCTGTTCCTCTATCGTCAGGGCTTCGTGAACCTGAACTTCGGCTACGCCTCGGCCATCGCCTACACCATCGCCATGCTGGCGGTCGTCATCGCGGGCCTCAACCTCTGGCTCGGGAGGGAGAAGCCATGA
- a CDS encoding extracellular solute-binding protein, translated as MKLLNGVALAALTLTTTAAMAEGEVSVWSWGSAAPGLQATVEGFNALHPDITVNIEKLGYSDVKSRVLAACAAGGTGLPDVFQFQNVEMELISAQFPDCAADLVPLGFTADKQAQFPEFKLFALRDGDRMIGMPWDSGPSMMFYRRDFYENAGVSPDDIETWGDFIEAGKKVQAANDGVIMTNDNLNGGTEFLQMISNEQGCGFFSAAGDEITVAQPGCVAALETLGKLSEEGLVTAGNFGERVQNLSAGTVATLMSGAWMEGVIRNNAPEDQSGKWGIMLMPSVTEGGSRAANYGGSLLAVAGNSDNKDNAFTFLDYALGTNEGQVAMLKDQGLVPSLVSALDDPYVQQPQAFWGDQKIWELVLGRLEVIEPMNGTSFFSDADQVLQSVQTKFLNGDYGSAQEAMDDAALQISFATGLDVAN; from the coding sequence ATGAAACTGCTGAACGGAGTGGCCCTCGCCGCGCTCACCCTCACGACAACCGCCGCCATGGCCGAAGGAGAGGTCTCGGTCTGGTCCTGGGGCTCTGCCGCGCCCGGCTTGCAGGCCACGGTCGAAGGGTTCAATGCACTGCACCCCGACATCACGGTGAATATCGAAAAGCTCGGATATTCCGACGTGAAAAGCCGCGTTCTGGCCGCCTGTGCGGCAGGCGGCACCGGCCTGCCGGATGTCTTTCAGTTCCAGAACGTCGAGATGGAGCTGATCTCCGCTCAGTTCCCCGATTGCGCCGCCGATCTGGTGCCGCTTGGCTTTACCGCCGACAAGCAGGCGCAATTCCCGGAGTTCAAACTCTTCGCGCTGCGCGATGGGGACCGGATGATCGGGATGCCCTGGGATTCCGGCCCGTCGATGATGTTCTATCGCCGCGATTTCTATGAAAACGCAGGCGTATCCCCGGACGATATCGAAACCTGGGGCGACTTCATCGAGGCGGGTAAAAAGGTGCAGGCCGCCAACGACGGCGTCATCATGACGAACGACAACCTCAACGGCGGGACCGAGTTCTTGCAGATGATCTCCAACGAGCAGGGCTGCGGCTTCTTCTCGGCGGCAGGCGACGAGATCACCGTGGCCCAACCCGGTTGTGTCGCCGCACTGGAGACGCTGGGCAAGCTGTCCGAAGAGGGTCTCGTGACCGCGGGCAACTTCGGCGAGCGGGTGCAGAACCTGTCGGCCGGCACCGTCGCCACCCTGATGAGCGGCGCCTGGATGGAAGGCGTGATCCGCAACAACGCGCCTGAGGACCAGTCCGGCAAATGGGGCATCATGCTGATGCCGTCGGTGACCGAAGGCGGGTCGCGCGCGGCCAATTACGGTGGCTCGCTTCTGGCCGTCGCGGGCAACAGCGACAACAAGGACAACGCCTTTACCTTCCTCGACTACGCGCTGGGCACCAACGAAGGCCAGGTCGCGATGCTCAAGGATCAGGGCCTCGTCCCCTCGCTGGTCTCGGCGCTCGACGATCCCTACGTGCAGCAGCCGCAGGCCTTCTGGGGCGACCAGAAGATCTGGGAACTGGTGCTGGGTCGTCTCGAGGTGATCGAGCCGATGAACGGCACCTCGTTCTTCAGCGACGCCGACCAGGTCCTGCAATCGGTGCAGACCAAGTTCCTGAACGGAGACTACGGCTCCGCGCAGGAAGCGATGGATGACGCCGCACTTCAGATCAGCTTCGCGACCGGTCTCGACGTCGCGAACTGA
- a CDS encoding helix-turn-helix domain-containing protein, which yields MLNGNIDQSKSKTPEKRIWDPTTSAVEKAPNEIILGLGEPAIMETSHWHAQIEINYVVKGAVRYVMNDGQFDLGNGDVAVFWGGQPHRITDIDHGTLLEAIHLPLLQFFRLRLPDDMRTRLMHGAVLTMDTPEPEDAHSFARWCRYYRSGDERCIRQATEELLLRIERIALGGYSLTETTEARDGLVEAPDQRSFDKIRQICEFVSDHFREEIDATAIAGSADIHPKYAMSVFKKSTGVSLNQYVQLLRLSYAQSLLLKDGSNVLDVAMESGFGSLSQFNKVFRKHAGINPSEFKRRAGERLSA from the coding sequence TTGTTGAATGGGAACATCGACCAATCCAAAAGTAAGACCCCTGAAAAAAGAATCTGGGATCCGACCACGAGCGCCGTCGAAAAGGCCCCGAACGAGATCATTCTGGGTCTGGGCGAACCTGCCATCATGGAAACCTCGCACTGGCACGCCCAGATCGAGATCAACTATGTGGTCAAGGGGGCCGTGCGGTACGTGATGAACGACGGCCAGTTCGACCTGGGCAACGGCGATGTCGCCGTGTTCTGGGGCGGGCAGCCGCATCGGATCACCGACATCGACCATGGCACCCTGCTGGAGGCGATCCATCTGCCGCTGCTGCAATTTTTCCGCCTGCGCCTGCCCGACGACATGCGCACCCGGCTGATGCACGGCGCGGTTCTGACGATGGACACGCCCGAGCCCGAGGACGCGCATAGTTTCGCGCGGTGGTGCCGCTATTACCGATCGGGCGACGAACGCTGTATCCGGCAGGCCACCGAAGAGCTGCTGCTCAGGATCGAGCGGATCGCGTTGGGGGGCTATTCCCTGACCGAGACGACCGAGGCGCGCGATGGGCTGGTCGAGGCACCGGATCAGCGCAGCTTCGACAAGATCCGCCAGATCTGCGAATTTGTGAGTGACCATTTCCGGGAAGAAATCGACGCGACCGCGATTGCCGGATCCGCCGACATCCATCCGAAATACGCTATGTCGGTGTTCAAGAAATCGACGGGCGTGTCGCTGAACCAATATGTTCAGCTGCTGCGGCTGTCCTACGCGCAGTCGCTGCTGCTCAAGGACGGGTCCAACGTACTGGATGTCGCGATGGAGAGCGGCTTTGGCTCGCTCTCCCAGTTCAACAAGGTGTTCCGCAAACATGCGGGGATCAACCCGTCGGAGTTCAAGCGACGGGCCGGGGAGCGGTTGAGCGCCTAG
- a CDS encoding SDR family NAD(P)-dependent oxidoreductase yields the protein MNTIDLNGRVAVITGGARGIGFAAAERFLASGAAVALWDMNPDTLDAAKARLAGKGTVLTQTVNVADYGNVEAAAAEVVSDLGRLDLLVNAAGIAGATVPMTDYPVDVWAQVMAVNVAGIFHTCRACVPHMQKNDYGRIANIASMAGKDGNPNASGYSTSKAAVIGLTKSLGKELATSNIRANVVCPAVIQTEMLDDITEEQIAYMVAKIPMGRTGKTEEIAALLAWMCSEECSYSTGAVFDFSGGRATY from the coding sequence ATGAATACGATAGACCTGAACGGCCGAGTGGCCGTCATCACCGGCGGCGCGCGTGGCATCGGTTTTGCCGCGGCCGAACGGTTTCTGGCCAGCGGCGCCGCCGTCGCGCTGTGGGACATGAACCCTGATACGCTGGACGCCGCCAAGGCGCGTCTGGCCGGAAAAGGCACCGTCCTGACCCAGACGGTCAACGTGGCCGACTACGGCAACGTCGAGGCCGCCGCCGCCGAGGTCGTCTCCGACCTGGGCCGTCTGGACTTGCTGGTGAACGCGGCGGGCATCGCCGGGGCCACCGTGCCGATGACCGACTATCCGGTCGACGTCTGGGCGCAGGTCATGGCCGTCAATGTCGCGGGCATCTTCCACACCTGCCGCGCCTGCGTGCCGCACATGCAGAAGAACGACTATGGCCGGATCGCCAACATCGCGTCGATGGCGGGCAAGGACGGCAACCCGAACGCTTCGGGCTATTCCACGTCCAAGGCGGCGGTCATCGGCCTGACCAAAAGCCTGGGCAAGGAACTCGCCACGTCCAACATCCGAGCGAACGTGGTCTGCCCCGCGGTGATCCAGACCGAGATGCTGGACGACATCACCGAAGAACAGATCGCCTATATGGTCGCCAAGATCCCGATGGGGCGCACCGGCAAGACCGAGGAAATCGCGGCCTTGCTGGCGTGGATGTGTTCCGAGGAATGTTCCTATTCCACCGGCGCAGTCTTCGACTTTTCGGGCGGGCGCGCGACCTACTAG
- a CDS encoding SDR family NAD(P)-dependent oxidoreductase has protein sequence MIRRYATYPSLDGTRAFVTGGATGIGAAIVRMLAGQGVAVGFVDLATEAGEALAADLPGAWFRRVDVTDTSALRAAIGDFADAGPIDTLVNNVANDTRHDWREVTPDQWDRVLAVNLRPAFFAIQAVAPGMIDRRRGSVINYGSISWKAKLPSMPAYTSAKAAIHGLTRSFVEPLGAAGARINTVVPGWVMTDRQKTLHYDAAGAEMLAAKQPLAGQIQPEDAAALTTFLAADDSAMCTGQEFTIDGGWI, from the coding sequence ATGATCAGACGCTACGCCACCTATCCCAGCCTCGACGGCACCCGCGCCTTTGTCACCGGGGGCGCGACCGGCATCGGTGCGGCCATCGTGCGGATGCTGGCGGGGCAGGGGGTCGCCGTCGGCTTCGTCGACCTGGCCACGGAGGCGGGCGAAGCGCTCGCCGCCGACCTGCCGGGTGCCTGGTTCCGGCGCGTCGATGTCACCGACACCTCTGCCTTGCGCGCGGCCATCGGGGATTTCGCCGACGCGGGGCCAATCGACACGCTGGTGAACAACGTCGCCAACGACACCCGCCACGACTGGCGCGAGGTGACGCCGGATCAATGGGACCGCGTCCTGGCCGTCAACCTGCGGCCCGCGTTCTTTGCCATTCAGGCGGTCGCGCCCGGCATGATCGACCGCCGCCGGGGCAGCGTCATCAACTACGGCTCGATCTCCTGGAAGGCCAAGCTGCCGTCGATGCCCGCCTATACCAGCGCCAAGGCCGCCATTCACGGATTGACCCGCAGCTTTGTCGAACCGCTGGGTGCGGCGGGCGCGCGGATCAACACGGTGGTGCCCGGCTGGGTCATGACCGACCGGCAAAAGACGCTGCACTACGACGCGGCGGGGGCCGAGATGCTGGCCGCCAAGCAACCTCTGGCGGGGCAGATCCAGCCCGAGGATGCCGCCGCCCTGACAACCTTTCTGGCCGCCGACGACAGTGCGATGTGCACCGGTCAGGAATTCACCATCGATGGCGGCTGGATCTAG
- a CDS encoding ABC transporter ATP-binding protein — protein MMASLTIENVWKAYGGVIALRDVNLDIQDGEFVVLVGPSGCGKSTLLSIIAGLEETSHGKLSLGDREVTDLTPKDRNIAMVFQSYALYPTMTVRRNITFGMENRRVAKADQDAAVADVAKLLQIEPLLDRKPSQLSGGQRQRVAMGRALVRDPQLFLFDEPLSNLDAKLRVEMRTEIKKLHRRLGETIVYVTHDQVEAMTLSDRIVVMNGGVVQQFADPDTIYRQPANTFVAGFMGSPSMNFLPVRIDGTPGALIATFEGTSRVTLPLGNLHPHLNAHIGQTVTLGARPEHFGPASDAAAGAVPLQVQIDVVEPTGPDTMLVMSLAGQSVTAVVPAGFRPAEESTAEVALTLEETCFFDAETGTLLT, from the coding sequence ATAATGGCCAGCCTTACCATCGAAAACGTCTGGAAAGCCTATGGCGGCGTCATCGCCCTGCGGGACGTGAACCTGGACATCCAGGACGGAGAGTTCGTCGTCCTCGTCGGCCCTTCGGGCTGCGGCAAGTCCACGCTCCTGTCGATCATCGCGGGCCTGGAGGAAACGTCGCACGGCAAGCTGTCGCTGGGCGACCGGGAGGTGACGGACCTGACGCCCAAGGACCGCAACATCGCCATGGTGTTCCAGTCCTACGCGCTCTACCCGACGATGACCGTGCGCCGGAACATCACCTTCGGGATGGAAAACCGCCGCGTGGCCAAGGCCGATCAGGACGCCGCCGTGGCCGATGTGGCCAAGCTGTTGCAGATCGAGCCGCTCCTGGATCGCAAGCCGTCGCAGTTGTCCGGTGGCCAACGCCAGCGGGTCGCCATGGGCCGCGCCCTGGTGCGCGATCCGCAGCTGTTCCTGTTCGACGAACCGCTCAGCAATCTCGACGCAAAGCTGCGTGTCGAGATGCGGACCGAGATCAAGAAACTGCACCGCCGTCTGGGCGAAACCATCGTCTACGTGACCCATGATCAGGTCGAGGCGATGACCCTGTCCGACCGGATCGTGGTGATGAACGGCGGCGTGGTTCAACAGTTCGCGGACCCCGACACGATCTATCGCCAACCTGCCAATACCTTTGTGGCCGGGTTCATGGGGTCGCCTTCGATGAACTTTCTGCCGGTACGGATCGACGGGACACCCGGTGCCCTGATCGCGACCTTCGAGGGCACGTCCAGGGTGACCTTGCCATTGGGCAACCTGCATCCGCACCTGAACGCCCATATCGGGCAGACGGTGACGCTGGGCGCACGGCCCGAACATTTCGGGCCCGCGTCCGATGCGGCGGCGGGGGCCGTGCCGTTGCAGGTGCAGATCGACGTGGTCGAGCCGACGGGCCCGGATACAATGCTGGTCATGTCGTTGGCCGGGCAAAGCGTCACCGCCGTCGTCCCCGCAGGTTTTCGCCCGGCAGAAGAGAGCACCGCGGAGGTCGCGCTCACCCTCGAAGAGACTTGCTTCTTCGACGCAGAGACCGGCACCCTGCTGACATGA